One genomic region from Epinephelus fuscoguttatus linkage group LG6, E.fuscoguttatus.final_Chr_v1 encodes:
- the fgf10b gene encoding fibroblast growth factor 10b, whose protein sequence is MIRWAAGGSKAASASSCSRAGLGARSGSETIPRLRSTSTLLPSLSLPLLVALVVFSLSLPGAACHHLRRDKPRLANPRTLRVPLNISEAEVVSRPRATGGPLGRTGGPQGRHVRSYNHLQGDMRRRKLFSFQKFFLRIDRNGKVNGTKSKDDPLSILEITSVDVGVVAIKGLNSNYYLAISRKGEVYGAREFGVDCTLKERIEENGYNTYASAEWKNKKRQMFVGLNVHGKPLRGKKTRRKNTATHFLPIMV, encoded by the exons ATGATCAGATGGGCTGCTGGAGGGAGTAAGGCTGCCTCTGCCTCGTCCTGCTCCAGGGCTGGGCTAGGGGCTCGTTCTGGTTCGGAAACCATCCCCAGACTAAGGTCAACATCAACACTGCTTCCCTCCCTGTCTTTGCCTCTCCTAGTTGCCCTGGTggttttttccctctcccttCCCGGGGCGGCCTGCCATCACCTCCGCAGGGACAAACCAAGACTCGCCAACCCACGAACTCTCAGGGTTccactgaacatttcagaggcCGAGGTTGTCTCAAGGCCCAGGGCCACTGGGGGCCCCCTGGGTCGGACTGGGGGGCCACAGGGTAGGCATGTGCGCAGCTACAATCATCTCCAAGGGGACATGCGGAGGAGGAAGCTGTTCTCTTTCCAGAAGTTTTTCCTGAGGATCGATAGGAACGGAAAGGTCAATGGAACGAAGAGCAAAGATGACCCCCTCA GTATTCTGGAGATCACATCGGTGGACGTGGGAGTGGTGGCCATCAAAGGGCTGAACAGCAACTACTATCTGGCTATCAGCAGGAAGGGAGAGGTGTACGGAGCG AGAGAGTTCGGTGTCGACTGCACCCTGAAGGAGCGGATTGAGGAGAACGGCTACAACACGTACGCGTCAGCTGAGTGGAAGAACAAGAAGCGGCAGATGTTTGTGGGCCTGAATGTCCACGGGAAGCCGCTGAGAGGGAAGAAAACCCGCAGGAAGAACACGGCCACCCACTTCCTTCCAATTATGGTGTGA